From a region of the Neisseria subflava genome:
- a CDS encoding TonB-dependent receptor: protein MQKPSLRRLPLLIAAFASEWIYAADAAQDAEQVQLEEVVVTGERTNRSGFETATSNRVFTTPNIDRSGHNLSATDLLKQTVNTVDLGSGNDLPTVRGVDGSGPAVGAVAFFAGTRPRLNLSIDGRSATYNEYAFGTQSLWDMQQVEVLRGPQSHVRGQNAVAGAVVMRSKDPTDEWEGALRLGLGNQKTRNIAGVVSGPIVKNNLAFRLSAERQQRESYEPFVSYEPTGNPRRVENTNVRFKLLLTPENHPDFYSRLTLNHIRSRAPQNEIMGNTASRRFLKEKPVFVTGSTSGIWDVSWQLNDYLKLENKLVYGRYHNERLHLPMTVSPQGVPAELKGREVQWEPVLHFSNKGRLKGLAGLHYFRSKQDEWVDIRSVGGRNTFDDRNSVRALFAETTYSPSEKWDITASARLEKETHKRSGGSGALHLDLDKGQTVFLPKIDIAFKPTDQWVSGIKAARGYNPGGAGITFGRPIVTYTYEPEYVNNYEWYTRWRSADRRLQLSGNLFLNHYRDMQLPFYLGTNSVVIRNAKKVHTYGAELAADWQTTDSLKLTTGLGLLNTKIKSYPDSGIEGNKLGRAPKYTANIGVKYLNDKGWEAGGDVRFYGGYYSAADNAESGKIDAYNQVNLYTAYNFKQGRISLYADNVFNRRRPIFISSADRQDALYQRPRSVGVSVEWKF from the coding sequence ATGCAGAAACCCTCCCTCCGCCGCCTTCCCCTATTGATTGCCGCCTTTGCCTCCGAATGGATTTATGCCGCCGATGCGGCGCAAGACGCGGAACAAGTGCAGTTGGAAGAAGTCGTCGTCACCGGCGAACGCACCAACCGCAGCGGCTTTGAAACCGCCACGTCCAACCGCGTTTTCACCACACCGAACATCGACCGCAGCGGCCACAATCTTTCCGCCACCGACCTGCTCAAACAGACCGTGAACACAGTGGACTTAGGCAGCGGCAACGATTTGCCGACCGTGCGCGGCGTGGACGGCTCGGGTCCTGCCGTCGGCGCGGTGGCATTTTTCGCGGGCACGCGACCGCGCCTGAACCTGTCCATAGACGGCCGCTCCGCCACTTACAACGAATACGCCTTCGGCACGCAGTCGCTGTGGGACATGCAGCAAGTAGAAGTCTTGCGCGGACCGCAAAGCCATGTGCGCGGGCAGAACGCGGTGGCGGGCGCGGTGGTGATGCGTTCCAAAGATCCGACCGACGAATGGGAAGGCGCGCTGCGCTTGGGTTTGGGCAACCAGAAAACGCGCAACATCGCCGGCGTAGTGTCCGGTCCGATTGTGAAAAACAACCTTGCCTTCCGCCTGAGCGCGGAACGGCAGCAACGTGAAAGTTACGAGCCGTTCGTGTCCTACGAGCCGACCGGCAACCCGCGTCGCGTGGAAAACACCAACGTACGCTTCAAACTCCTGCTCACGCCCGAAAACCATCCCGATTTTTACAGCCGCCTGACACTGAACCACATCCGTTCGCGCGCGCCGCAAAACGAAATCATGGGCAACACCGCCAGCCGCCGTTTTTTAAAAGAAAAGCCCGTGTTCGTAACCGGCTCGACATCGGGTATCTGGGACGTATCGTGGCAGCTTAACGACTATCTGAAACTGGAAAACAAACTGGTTTACGGCCGCTACCACAACGAGCGGCTGCACCTGCCGATGACCGTCAGCCCGCAAGGCGTGCCCGCCGAACTCAAAGGCCGCGAAGTGCAATGGGAGCCGGTATTGCACTTTTCCAACAAAGGCCGTCTGAAAGGCCTTGCCGGACTGCACTACTTCCGCAGCAAGCAAGACGAATGGGTGGACATCCGCAGCGTCGGCGGCCGCAACACCTTTGATGACCGCAACAGCGTGCGCGCCCTGTTTGCCGAAACCACATACAGCCCCAGCGAAAAATGGGACATCACGGCTTCCGCACGCCTCGAAAAAGAAACGCACAAACGAAGCGGCGGCAGCGGCGCACTGCACCTCGATTTAGACAAAGGCCAGACCGTGTTCCTGCCCAAAATCGACATCGCCTTCAAACCCACCGACCAATGGGTCAGCGGCATCAAAGCCGCGCGCGGCTACAATCCAGGCGGCGCGGGCATCACCTTCGGCCGTCCCATCGTAACCTACACTTATGAACCCGAATATGTGAACAACTACGAGTGGTACACCCGCTGGCGCAGCGCAGACCGCCGCCTGCAACTCTCCGGCAACCTGTTCCTGAACCACTACCGCGACATGCAGCTTCCCTTCTATCTCGGCACCAACTCCGTCGTCATCCGCAACGCCAAAAAAGTCCACACCTACGGCGCGGAACTCGCCGCCGACTGGCAGACCACCGACAGCCTGAAACTCACCACCGGACTGGGGCTGCTCAACACCAAAATCAAAAGCTATCCCGACAGCGGCATTGAAGGCAACAAACTTGGCCGAGCGCCCAAATACACCGCCAACATCGGCGTGAAATACCTGAACGACAAAGGCTGGGAAGCCGGCGGCGATGTGCGCTTCTACGGCGGCTACTACTCCGCCGCCGACAATGCTGAATCAGGCAAAATCGACGCATACAACCAAGTCAACCTCTACACCGCCTACAACTTCAAACAAGGCCGCATCTCGCTCTACGCCGACAACGTGTTCAACCGCCGCCGCCCCATATTCATTTCCAGCGCCGACCGCCAAGACGCGCTCTACCAACGCCCCAGAAGCGTAGGCGTTAGCGTGGAATGGAAGTTTTAA
- a CDS encoding extensin yields MHYFTPAKSLPEGSIYLTDLTHVANFADWLAEFETLLSQNRRFATVCTPMRRQVSDEQRIADRKTYIEWIKAHRPQLSERCAAMLLIEPDATQLAFFREQSSKLAPALGVNYIVEGDETTALLRAEEALKAV; encoded by the coding sequence ATGCACTACTTCACCCCCGCCAAAAGCCTGCCCGAAGGCTCCATCTACCTGACTGACCTGACCCACGTCGCCAACTTCGCCGACTGGCTGGCCGAATTCGAAACCCTGTTAAGCCAAAACCGCCGCTTCGCCACCGTTTGCACCCCAATGCGGCGGCAGGTGAGCGATGAACAGCGCATTGCCGACCGCAAAACTTACATCGAATGGATAAAGGCACACCGGCCGCAACTGTCCGAACGCTGCGCCGCCATGCTCCTTATCGAACCCGACGCGACGCAACTGGCATTCTTCCGCGAACAATCGTCCAAACTCGCCCCTGCGCTGGGCGTGAACTATATCGTCGAAGGAGATGAAACAACCGCCCTGCTTCGCGCAGAAGAAGCGTTGAAGGCCGTCTAA
- a CDS encoding MFS transporter, with translation MFDNQTSPNSRDWLLLIGGSTYKFTLTGFYLVALVAILKNHGYSLNQLSWIHLIGGIEAAKVLFAALMERRPAGRFGRFRGWLLAATLGLSAVFGLMACTDITQNFPLLLACCVLLSAMSAVYGCAMLGLSCIVLPHRERGFGGVIQTMAARGGKMIGGALVLWLYQEYGQTAAAGFMLAFSLLMLLQLLCYREPDSPTAQGSWTALAARLVSFWRRPETGWRWLVLLFAVAAPYAFAAATFVPKLADLGFTPKQTGGILAVGIPVACLIVTPLSGWFSRNYPRRKLVFLLYALQLPLLASMTAIDTLARVHPWLPPAQIIALSLSYTLLLPVILALVMDKSDRATAALDSSLQFSVVLLGSYAAGFAALRLAKAIGYTDAYWVAVYLAVLVGLLLYLNRNLFNHSERDSQ, from the coding sequence ATGTTCGACAATCAGACTTCCCCAAACTCACGCGACTGGCTGCTGCTTATCGGCGGCAGTACCTACAAATTCACGCTGACCGGTTTTTATCTGGTCGCGCTGGTCGCTATTTTGAAAAACCACGGTTACAGCCTGAATCAACTGAGCTGGATACATTTAATCGGCGGTATCGAAGCGGCGAAGGTGTTGTTTGCCGCGCTGATGGAGCGACGGCCGGCGGGGCGGTTCGGGCGGTTTCGCGGCTGGCTGCTGGCGGCGACACTGGGGCTTTCGGCAGTGTTCGGGCTGATGGCCTGCACCGACATAACGCAGAACTTCCCGCTGCTTCTGGCCTGCTGCGTTTTGCTCTCGGCAATGTCGGCGGTGTACGGCTGCGCGATGCTGGGCTTGTCGTGCATCGTCCTGCCGCACCGCGAACGAGGTTTCGGCGGCGTGATTCAGACGATGGCGGCGCGCGGCGGCAAGATGATAGGCGGCGCGCTGGTATTGTGGCTGTATCAGGAATACGGGCAGACGGCGGCGGCCGGCTTTATGCTGGCGTTCAGCCTGCTGATGTTGCTGCAACTCTTGTGCTACCGCGAGCCGGACAGCCCGACGGCGCAAGGCAGTTGGACGGCGTTGGCAGCGCGGCTGGTTTCCTTTTGGCGGCGGCCTGAAACGGGCTGGCGGTGGCTGGTTTTACTGTTTGCCGTTGCCGCGCCGTATGCATTTGCGGCGGCGACTTTTGTGCCCAAGCTGGCGGATTTGGGCTTCACCCCGAAACAGACGGGCGGAATTCTGGCGGTGGGTATTCCTGTTGCCTGCCTGATTGTGACGCCGCTGTCGGGCTGGTTTTCGCGCAATTATCCGCGCCGCAAACTCGTGTTCCTGCTCTACGCGCTGCAACTGCCGCTTTTGGCATCCATGACCGCCATCGATACGCTCGCACGTGTCCACCCTTGGCTGCCGCCCGCGCAAATCATCGCCCTGAGCCTGAGCTACACGCTGCTGCTGCCGGTGATACTGGCGTTGGTGATGGACAAATCCGACCGTGCCACCGCCGCACTCGACAGCAGCCTGCAATTTTCCGTCGTCCTGCTCGGCAGTTACGCGGCCGGTTTCGCCGCCCTACGGCTGGCAAAGGCTATTGGTTATACAGATGCGTATTGGGTTGCAGTGTACTTAGCCGTATTGGTAGGCCTGCTTTTATATTTGAATAGAAATTTATTCAATCATTCAGAGCGTGATTCACAATAA
- a CDS encoding DUF456 domain-containing protein: MTAVLIVLGLIAIVVGILGTIYPALPGLGLMFGGAWLLGYAGDYQVFGSGTLTFLAIVAVFGTAMDYVAGALGAKYTGASKTAVWGAFIGGIVGAFFSIPGLLLGPLTGAAIGEFIARKDTWQAGKVGIGTFIGFIIGTVAKIGCALTIALTILFVWLASLF; encoded by the coding sequence ATGACTGCTGTTCTCATCGTTCTCGGCTTGATCGCCATTGTTGTCGGCATTTTAGGCACGATTTACCCTGCCTTGCCCGGATTGGGTTTAATGTTTGGTGGCGCATGGCTGTTGGGTTATGCCGGCGATTATCAAGTGTTTGGCTCGGGTACGCTGACCTTTTTGGCCATCGTTGCCGTATTCGGTACTGCGATGGATTATGTGGCGGGTGCATTGGGCGCAAAATATACCGGAGCAAGTAAAACCGCGGTTTGGGGCGCGTTTATCGGCGGTATCGTCGGTGCATTCTTCTCTATTCCCGGCTTGTTGCTCGGCCCTTTGACCGGTGCGGCCATCGGCGAATTTATCGCACGCAAAGACACTTGGCAGGCAGGCAAAGTCGGTATCGGTACGTTTATCGGCTTTATTATCGGCACCGTGGCCAAAATCGGCTGCGCCTTGACCATCGCACTGACCATCCTGTTTGTTTGGTTGGCCTCGTTGTTCTAA
- a CDS encoding YecA family protein → MQILTFDEAARSRLMELLDAKSEAHNTMRCDEVQGFMMALLSGPDALNPTNWLPEILGEESLFDAKERTEIERLVMAMAADMRMKLNEKILPDLWFYEDEAGNPDFYTWCNAYLYALDIVPTDWFEAVDQEEFEDLFYPIMALGGIYDDEENGEVILHLNEKELIQLESDLPHVLLDIYWYWQAIINKPQTVRREGEKVGRNDPCQCGSGKKYKACCGK, encoded by the coding sequence ATGCAAATACTGACTTTTGATGAAGCGGCACGCAGCCGGTTGATGGAATTGCTGGATGCCAAATCCGAAGCCCACAACACCATGCGTTGTGATGAAGTTCAAGGTTTTATGATGGCTTTATTGAGCGGTCCGGATGCTTTGAATCCGACCAACTGGCTACCTGAGATTTTAGGTGAAGAATCTTTGTTTGATGCCAAGGAGCGCACCGAAATTGAGCGTTTGGTGATGGCAATGGCCGCCGATATGCGCATGAAGCTCAACGAGAAAATTTTGCCTGATTTGTGGTTTTATGAAGATGAAGCCGGCAATCCGGATTTCTACACTTGGTGTAACGCCTATCTTTACGCACTGGATATTGTGCCTACCGATTGGTTTGAAGCAGTCGATCAAGAAGAGTTTGAGGATTTGTTCTATCCGATTATGGCTTTGGGTGGCATTTATGACGATGAAGAAAACGGCGAAGTCATCTTGCATCTGAATGAAAAAGAGTTGATCCAGCTGGAATCTGATTTGCCGCATGTCCTGCTTGATATTTACTGGTATTGGCAGGCCATCATCAATAAGCCGCAAACCGTACGCCGCGAAGGCGAAAAAGTGGGGCGCAACGATCCTTGCCAGTGTGGCAGCGGTAAAAAGTACAAAGCCTGCTGCGGCAAATAA
- a CDS encoding TrmH family RNA methyltransferase, whose protein sequence is MKLITSAQNEQLKYLFRLLTQAKARRESGETVLEGVHLLQTYLQSGGTPKQVYLPEKKQQHPEIQDMTAQLDEGLITWVGNEALSKITSLTDADDVMTWIDIPQQAGLPSDGDCVVLERVQDPGNAGTILRSAAAAGVKKIVCGNDSVDIWSPKVLRAGMGAHFLLSIFSRVELSAWMETYKHQIWATALGGRNIGLYEMDLSQPCAWVFGNEGSGVSETVKEKADACVKIPMLGQTESLNVAMAATVCLFEQMRQRIHAQAV, encoded by the coding sequence ATGAAACTGATTACCTCTGCTCAAAACGAACAGCTCAAATATTTATTCCGTCTGCTGACGCAGGCCAAAGCAAGGCGTGAAAGCGGTGAAACCGTATTGGAAGGCGTACATCTGCTGCAAACTTATTTGCAAAGCGGCGGTACGCCCAAACAGGTTTATCTGCCTGAAAAGAAACAGCAACATCCTGAAATTCAAGACATGACGGCGCAGTTGGATGAGGGATTGATTACTTGGGTTGGTAACGAAGCACTGTCTAAAATCACCAGCCTGACCGATGCCGATGATGTGATGACTTGGATTGATATTCCGCAGCAGGCAGGTTTACCTTCAGACGGCGATTGCGTGGTATTGGAGCGGGTACAAGACCCAGGCAATGCAGGCACGATTTTACGCAGCGCGGCGGCGGCCGGAGTCAAGAAAATCGTGTGCGGCAATGATTCCGTAGATATCTGGTCGCCTAAAGTGTTGCGAGCGGGGATGGGCGCGCATTTTCTGCTGTCTATTTTCAGCCGAGTGGAATTATCCGCTTGGATGGAAACGTATAAGCATCAAATTTGGGCAACTGCCTTGGGCGGTCGCAATATCGGTTTGTATGAGATGGATCTCAGTCAACCTTGTGCTTGGGTGTTTGGCAATGAAGGCAGCGGCGTGAGTGAAACGGTAAAAGAGAAGGCCGATGCCTGTGTCAAAATTCCCATGTTAGGGCAAACCGAATCTTTGAATGTCGCGATGGCAGCAACGGTTTGTCTGTTTGAACAAATGCGGCAGCGTATCCATGCCCAGGCCGTCTGA
- a CDS encoding sigma-E factor negative regulatory protein, whose product MNDKTNKALEYVSALMDGEALTDEMLDAVLADEEALRAWHEYHIIGDCIRQGAAASITGETMQSKAFTVPQAEAEGKQEKYAQREAANSGFFKFFAAAASVCAIAVAVWQFTPQSSRDAMPVAEKSNTQPAQNIIPVSGTPVDKAASEPGETVVPNAAKDGKIENRPTVRTEQKNEQQTVVQ is encoded by the coding sequence ATGAACGACAAAACAAATAAAGCATTGGAGTATGTGTCTGCATTGATGGACGGTGAAGCATTGACTGATGAGATGCTGGATGCCGTATTGGCAGATGAGGAAGCCTTGCGCGCTTGGCATGAGTACCACATTATCGGCGACTGTATCCGTCAGGGTGCAGCGGCAAGTATTACCGGTGAAACCATGCAAAGCAAAGCATTTACAGTGCCTCAAGCCGAAGCTGAAGGCAAACAGGAAAAATATGCTCAGCGTGAAGCGGCTAATAGCGGCTTCTTCAAATTCTTCGCGGCCGCTGCCAGCGTGTGTGCGATTGCTGTTGCAGTATGGCAATTTACACCGCAATCTTCTCGTGACGCCATGCCGGTTGCAGAGAAGTCTAATACTCAGCCTGCCCAAAATATTATTCCGGTAAGCGGTACGCCTGTTGATAAAGCGGCTTCCGAGCCTGGCGAGACTGTTGTGCCGAATGCGGCAAAAGACGGAAAAATTGAAAATCGTCCGACTGTCCGCACCGAGCAAAAAAATGAGCAGCAGACTGTTGTGCAGTAA
- the rpoE gene encoding RNA polymerase sigma factor RpoE: MNDRQIDQVLVERAQKGDHKAFEMLMSKYQRRLNRLISRFIQDEHEVHDVTQEAMIRAYRALVNFRGESAFYTWLYRIGINTAKNFLTTSGRQFFVSSEAANEEGDVLDLTDQIADYHTPEAEMMNREILQTVEASIAQLPDDMRQAITLREMDGLSYEEIARVVDCPIGTVRSRIFRARELIAKDLRPLLDTSEDQRW; the protein is encoded by the coding sequence ATGAACGATCGCCAAATAGATCAAGTTTTGGTGGAGCGCGCGCAGAAAGGTGACCATAAGGCATTCGAGATGCTGATGTCCAAATATCAGCGTCGGCTAAACAGACTGATTTCCCGTTTTATTCAGGATGAGCATGAAGTGCACGATGTAACCCAAGAGGCAATGATTAGGGCTTATCGTGCGCTGGTTAATTTTCGAGGTGAGAGTGCATTTTATACATGGCTGTACCGTATCGGTATCAATACGGCAAAGAATTTTCTAACCACTTCGGGTCGTCAGTTTTTTGTCAGTTCGGAAGCAGCCAATGAGGAGGGAGATGTTCTTGATTTAACTGATCAGATTGCGGATTACCATACGCCGGAAGCTGAGATGATGAATCGGGAAATCTTGCAGACCGTCGAAGCAAGCATTGCGCAACTGCCAGACGATATGCGTCAAGCCATTACGCTTAGGGAAATGGACGGCTTGTCTTACGAAGAAATAGCTCGGGTAGTGGATTGTCCGATAGGTACAGTACGTTCGCGTATTTTCAGAGCGCGTGAACTGATTGCAAAAGATTTGCGGCCGCTGTTGGATACTTCTGAAGATCAAAGGTGGTAA
- the tilS gene encoding tRNA lysidine(34) synthetase TilS: MSQLSPDSLFKSFQAAFLDLPSHTVFEVGLSGGLDSVVLLHLLHRMREFRRFDLRAVHVHHGLSTNADSWAKFCQDYCRRLDVALRVCRVNVEKQGKGLEAAARAARYQAFSDGLKKIIVLAHHRNDQIETFMLSAVRGGGLRGMAAMPVWRDLNEEIQIWRPLLAFSRQELAGYAQQWGLSFVEDESNEDSGYLRNWMRNQTLPQWQQRIPNFERQICANIRLLQEDLQLLDELVESEYQRISPDGIFSISLWRQCTQLLRRRLLWYFLRKQAESLPSYHSIVDFTRVLETAEQAQLSLPNGELVAYQDQLFIWQESEFQQLPWCNGWEVRGRLKDILLENGFVLLPFKGGLPEEELEKPAVLRTVSEGDVIQSGQKEKSVEKLLQECHIMPLVRKYWPIIISMGNKCLAVANLRVGSDVQIEQGYLPVHRKLVEYMAKVK, from the coding sequence ATGTCGCAACTATCCCCTGATTCCCTATTTAAAAGTTTTCAAGCAGCTTTTCTTGATTTGCCGAGCCATACTGTTTTTGAAGTTGGTTTGAGCGGCGGATTGGATTCCGTTGTCCTGTTGCATCTTTTGCACCGGATGCGTGAATTTCGCCGTTTTGATTTGCGTGCCGTCCATGTTCATCATGGTTTAAGCACCAATGCCGACAGTTGGGCAAAATTTTGTCAGGATTATTGTCGGCGTTTGGATGTTGCCTTGAGGGTGTGCCGTGTCAATGTGGAAAAACAAGGAAAAGGTTTGGAAGCGGCGGCCAGGGCTGCCCGATATCAGGCATTTTCAGACGGCCTGAAGAAAATTATTGTTTTGGCCCACCATCGCAATGATCAAATTGAAACATTTATGCTGTCGGCCGTACGCGGCGGCGGATTGCGCGGTATGGCGGCCATGCCGGTATGGCGTGATTTAAATGAAGAGATCCAAATCTGGCGGCCGCTTTTGGCATTTTCCCGTCAGGAATTGGCAGGGTATGCGCAACAATGGGGGCTGTCTTTTGTCGAAGACGAAAGTAACGAAGACTCCGGCTATTTACGCAATTGGATGAGAAATCAGACCTTGCCGCAATGGCAGCAGCGGATTCCGAATTTTGAGCGGCAAATTTGTGCCAATATCCGATTATTGCAGGAAGATTTGCAGCTTTTAGATGAATTGGTTGAGTCTGAATATCAGCGCATCAGTCCGGACGGAATATTCAGTATCAGTCTGTGGCGGCAATGTACGCAACTCTTGCGCCGTCGGTTGCTTTGGTATTTTTTGCGAAAGCAAGCGGAATCATTGCCTTCTTATCACAGTATTGTCGATTTTACCCGAGTATTGGAAACCGCAGAACAGGCGCAGTTGAGTTTGCCAAACGGCGAATTGGTCGCCTATCAGGATCAGTTGTTTATTTGGCAAGAAAGTGAATTTCAACAGCTGCCTTGGTGTAATGGTTGGGAAGTTCGAGGCCGTCTGAAAGATATTTTGCTGGAAAACGGTTTTGTTTTATTACCGTTTAAAGGCGGTTTGCCGGAAGAGGAGTTGGAAAAGCCGGCTGTGCTTAGAACTGTATCCGAGGGCGACGTGATTCAGTCCGGTCAGAAGGAAAAATCAGTCGAAAAACTATTGCAGGAGTGTCATATCATGCCACTCGTGCGTAAATATTGGCCGATTATCATAAGTATGGGCAACAAGTGCCTTGCTGTTGCTAACCTTAGGGTTGGAAGCGATGTTCAAATAGAGCAAGGCTATCTGCCAGTTCATAGAAAGTTGGTCGAATATATGGCAAAAGTAAAGTAA
- a CDS encoding acetyl-CoA carboxylase carboxyltransferase subunit alpha yields the protein MKPVFLDFEQPIAELTNKIDELRFVQDESAVDISDEIARLQKKSNELTKSIFSKLTPAQISQVSRHPQRPYTLDYINGIFTDFEELHGDRHYSDDHAIIGGLARFNGQSVMVIGHQKGRDTKEKIRRNFGMPRPEGYRKALRLMQTAEKFNIPVMTFVDTPGAYPGIGAEERGQSEAIGRNLYELTRLHVPVLCTIIGEGGSGGALAVAVGDYINMLQYSTYSVISPEGCASILWKTAEKAADAAQALGITAKRLQELDVIDKVIDEPLGGAHRDFETTMKNVKTVLEQQLSEAQSMTMPDLLSRRFDRIMAYGKFTDK from the coding sequence ATGAAACCCGTTTTTTTGGACTTTGAACAACCCATCGCCGAATTAACCAATAAAATCGACGAGTTGCGATTCGTACAAGATGAATCGGCCGTCGACATTTCCGACGAGATTGCCAGACTGCAAAAGAAAAGCAACGAGTTGACCAAGTCGATTTTCAGCAAGCTGACTCCGGCTCAAATTTCACAAGTGTCCCGCCATCCGCAACGTCCTTATACTTTGGACTATATCAACGGTATTTTTACCGATTTTGAAGAGTTGCACGGCGATCGTCATTATTCTGACGATCATGCCATTATCGGCGGTTTGGCACGTTTCAACGGTCAAAGCGTGATGGTCATTGGCCATCAGAAAGGCCGCGATACCAAAGAAAAAATCCGCCGCAATTTCGGTATGCCGCGTCCCGAAGGTTACCGTAAAGCGTTGCGCTTGATGCAGACTGCCGAGAAATTCAATATTCCGGTCATGACCTTTGTCGATACTCCGGGCGCGTATCCGGGCATTGGCGCGGAAGAACGCGGCCAGTCTGAAGCCATCGGCCGTAATTTGTACGAACTGACCCGCCTGCATGTACCGGTATTGTGCACCATCATTGGCGAAGGCGGTTCGGGCGGTGCGTTGGCAGTAGCTGTCGGTGACTACATCAATATGCTGCAATACTCGACCTATTCGGTGATTTCTCCCGAAGGTTGCGCCTCTATTCTTTGGAAAACTGCCGAAAAAGCAGCAGACGCCGCGCAAGCATTGGGGATTACCGCCAAACGCCTGCAAGAATTGGATGTCATCGATAAAGTAATTGATGAGCCTTTAGGCGGCGCACACCGTGATTTTGAAACCACGATGAAAAACGTTAAAACCGTTTTGGAACAGCAATTAAGCGAAGCGCAAAGCATGACCATGCCTGATTTGCTTTCCCGCCGTTTCGACCGCATCATGGCTTACGGTAAATTTACCGATAAATAA
- a CDS encoding RNA-binding S4 domain-containing protein: MKNDHDNSSMRLDKWLWAARFFKTRALAQKHIELGRVLVNGSKVKNSKNISTGDTIDMTLNSLPYKFKVAALNHQRRPAPEARLLYEEDMKTAAEREAQKQLDQASRISAAYPDGRPTKRDRRQLDRMKRDSW; the protein is encoded by the coding sequence ATGAAAAACGATCATGACAATTCGTCCATGCGCTTGGACAAATGGCTGTGGGCCGCGCGCTTTTTCAAGACCCGTGCGCTGGCACAAAAACACATTGAGCTAGGCAGGGTTTTGGTAAACGGCTCGAAGGTGAAAAACAGCAAAAATATTTCCACCGGCGACACCATCGACATGACTTTGAACTCCCTCCCCTACAAATTCAAAGTCGCCGCGCTCAATCATCAACGCCGCCCGGCACCGGAAGCGCGTTTATTGTACGAAGAAGACATGAAAACGGCTGCCGAACGCGAAGCTCAAAAACAACTCGACCAGGCCAGCCGCATCAGTGCCGCTTATCCGGACGGACGCCCGACCAAACGCGACCGCCGCCAGCTTGACCGCATGAAGCGCGATAGCTGGTAA